The sequence CAGAAAGACAGTTCAAATTCCGAGTGCCTTGGGTAGATGATAACGGACAGGTTCAGGTTAACACAGGATACCGTGTACAGTTCAACAGTGCGATCGGACCATACAAAGGTGGATTACGTCTTCATCCTTCTGTAAACTTAGGTATTATCAAATTCTTAGGTTTTGAACAAATTTTCAAAAACTCATTGACTGGACTTCCAATCGGTGGAGGAAAAGGTGGTTCTGATTTTGATCCAAAAGGAAAATCAGACAGAGAAGTAATGGCATTCTGCCAAAGCTTTATGACAGAATTGTGTAAATATATTGGAGCAGATACAGACGTTCCAGCAGGAGATATCGGAACAGGAGCAAGAGAGATCGGTTACATGTTCGGACAGTACAAACGCATTCGCGGAGTATACGAAGGTGTGCTTACAGGAAAAGGATTAAGTTATGGTGGATCTCTTGCGAGAACAGAAGCAACAGGATATGGTCTGTTATATCTGACAGAAGAGATGCTGAAATTAAATGGAATCGAACTTGCAGGCAAGACAGTTGCAGTGTCAGGTTCTGGTAATGTTGCAATCTACGCAACACAAAAAGCACAGGAGCTTGGAGCAAAAGTTGTGACAGTGAGTGATTCTACAGGATGGGTATACGATCCGGAAGGAATTGATGTTGCGGCATTGAAAGAGATCAAAGAAGTAAAACGTGCGCGTTTGACAGAATATAAAAATTATCGTCCAAACTCTGAATATCATGAAGGACGAGGCGTATGGAATGTGAAAGTGGATATCGCTCTTCCATGTGCAACTCAGAACGAATTACATTTAGAGGATGCAAAAGCGTTAGTTGCCAACGGTGTTATTGCAGTGGCAGAAGGTGCAAACATGCCTACAACAATGGAAGCTACGGAATATCTTCAGGCAAATGGTGTATTGTTCGCACCAGGTAAGGCTGCAAATGCTGGTGGAGTTGCTACATCTGCGCTTGAGATGTCACAGAACAGCGAACGTCTGAGCTGGACATTCGAAGAAGTTGACAGCAAGTTGAAAGGTATTATGGTAAATATTTGCCACAATATGGCAGATGCTGCTGAGAAATACGGAGCAAAAGGAAATTACGTAGTAGGTGCCAATATCGCCGGATTTGAGAAGGTTGTAGAGGCTATGACAGCACAGGGAATTGTGTAAAAATTTGAAAAAATAAAAAAAATTAAAAAAAGTGTTGACATTTTGTCGAAGATGATAGTATAATAGCAGAGCGGGTTAGAGATAACCCGCAAGCATATGGGATCATAGCTCAGCTGGGAGAGCATCTGCCTTACAAGCAGAGGGTCATAGGTTCGAGCCCTATTGGTCCCATGATATTACCATCATATTATCGAATGTGGTAATATAGCATCGACTACTAAGTTCGAAAGAACCTCACTAAGGGCGTCGATGTGCATCGCACGTAAGTGACAAGAGAACTGTCACTAAGTGTTCACAGCAAGGCGGGATAGCTCAGTTGGCTAGAGCACACGGTTCATACCCGTGGTGTCGCTGGTTCAAATCCAGTTCCCGCTACTATATGGGATCATAGCTCAGCTGGGAGAGCATCTGCCTTACAAGCAGAGGGTCATAGGTTCGAGCCCTATTGGTCCCATAACATTTCACTTAGCAGTGAGGTGTATTTCAAACAGAATATGGCGGGATAGCTCAGTTGGCTAGAGCACACGGTTCATACCCGTGGTGTCGCTGGTTCAAATCCAGTTCCCGCTACTAAGAAGAAGGGGTTGATGCTGGTGCGTTAGCCTCTTTTTGCGTAATAAAAAATTCCATAAAAAGGAGAGTGGCATAGATGAGAGTAGGATTAGGATATGATGTGCATAAATTGACAGAGGGAAGAGATTTAATTTTAGGGGGCGTGAATATTCCATACGAGAAAGGACTGCTCGGTCATTCTGATGCGGATGTGCTTGTTCATGCAATTATGGATGCACTTTTGGGAGCAGCGGCACTTGGAGATATCGGAAAGCATTTTCCGGACAGCGATGAGCGATATAGAGGAATTTCCAGTATTCTCCTGCTTCAGCATGTGGGAAAACTTTTGGACGAGCATCTTTATGTGATTGAGAATATTGATGCTACGATTATTGCACAGCGCCCAAAGATGCTGCCGCATATAGAGATGATGAGAAAAAATATTGCCGAGGCGTTGAAAATCGAGGTGGATCAGGTAAATGTAAAGGCGACGACAGAAGAAGGTCTTGGATTTACAGGGAATGGAGATGGAATTTCTTCTCAGGCAATCTGTGCGATTGAAAAGATTACAAATCTTGCCAGCTATAAAGTGGCTGACAGTG comes from Coprococcus phoceensis and encodes:
- the gdhA gene encoding NADP-specific glutamate dehydrogenase, which gives rise to MSYVDEVIELVVKKNPAEPEFHQAVKEVLESLRVVVEANEEKFRKDALLERLVEPERQFKFRVPWVDDNGQVQVNTGYRVQFNSAIGPYKGGLRLHPSVNLGIIKFLGFEQIFKNSLTGLPIGGGKGGSDFDPKGKSDREVMAFCQSFMTELCKYIGADTDVPAGDIGTGAREIGYMFGQYKRIRGVYEGVLTGKGLSYGGSLARTEATGYGLLYLTEEMLKLNGIELAGKTVAVSGSGNVAIYATQKAQELGAKVVTVSDSTGWVYDPEGIDVAALKEIKEVKRARLTEYKNYRPNSEYHEGRGVWNVKVDIALPCATQNELHLEDAKALVANGVIAVAEGANMPTTMEATEYLQANGVLFAPGKAANAGGVATSALEMSQNSERLSWTFEEVDSKLKGIMVNICHNMADAAEKYGAKGNYVVGANIAGFEKVVEAMTAQGIV
- the ispF gene encoding 2-C-methyl-D-erythritol 2,4-cyclodiphosphate synthase, whose amino-acid sequence is MRVGLGYDVHKLTEGRDLILGGVNIPYEKGLLGHSDADVLVHAIMDALLGAAALGDIGKHFPDSDERYRGISSILLLQHVGKLLDEHLYVIENIDATIIAQRPKMLPHIEMMRKNIAEALKIEVDQVNVKATTEEGLGFTGNGDGISSQAICAIEKITNLASYKVADSEEKNCVGCRGCVRSNGKEA